The DNA window AGAAGCTAAATAGGAATAAAGTTAGATGTATATTTGTCTTAGTCTTGATATATAGCAGTGGGGATAGGGTGAaaccaaaataacaaaaagcCTAATTGAGCAGTCCACCAATTATGAACAAAACTGCTTTTGATAGTGTGTTGATTAAGCTCCTAACCCAAGCCATGCCATAGACGACTCAGCTGCTTTATTAGGGACCGAGACGGGGCTGCTGCTTTGATATGGTGCTTTTGAAGCAATTCTGCGAACACAACATAATAATTAGTCAATTAGGCCTCCAATTGATAAACCAAGCAATTGTTTGGGAAGCCTACCTATCCTTTCTCTTCTCCAGGAAGCGATGCAGCGAAGCCTTCCTTGCAATAGGTAGATCTGCACATAAAAATGAAATTTACCATTAGAGAATAACTCACAATGATATATCATTTTTActctaaataaaggaaaagaaattaccACCAACAACAGGTGCGGACTGTAGCTGGGAGTGGGGTTGAAACAAGTAAGGCCGGGTGGGCTGCGTAGAAGCGCATGCACAAGAGTTCCCTCTTTTAGCCAAGGACAGAATCTCCTCCGCTTTTGTTAAACGCAGAAAAGAAACGGTGCGGTGCATGAAAAGCAACAAGAAACACGCATACCTTGTGTTTGCATAAGCAGGAGCACGTGGATAAAGAAGATCCATGGTTGTCACATTATTGTTCTCCTTTGTGGGAAATAACTCCATGGTTGTTGCAGAATAGCATGAGTTCTCAGGTGACCCTGCTGTCAAATAATAAACAGATTCAGAGAGCCGTAGAGAACGGAATACATCATTCAAGTCCATCGCACTCTTAGGATAAAAAAGATGATTAAGCAAATCCCTTAATATATGATTATCCTCCTCGTTCCCCGGTATCCACGAAATACGGTTTAATCTTATcccaaaaaaagagaaataaaaaaaacgtGACTCCTCCTCTAACAGAATGTTGAGAAAATTGGGAGCGGGTAACATGCATGCACTCCAAAAATCAAACATATACATTTCGTAACAGAAAATAGAAACGGAATAGGGGGCAATTTGGGAAATTGAGAGGTACCGTGTGTTTCAGGGGCGGGGTTGCGTTTTGTTATGCCGAGGGTGAGGTCACCGAAGGAACCGTTTTCTCTGAGGTATTGGCTCAACCGATTACAAGTCTGGGAAAACGTGGAGATCTCCGGCGACTTCACCGGATTTTGGCCGGAAACTCCAGAATACTCCGATGAGCTGGACATTTTTGCAGATATTAGCGAGGCTTTGATTTCTGAAGAGAGGGCGGATGGTTTCGTCGTCCTGATGagacttttattttatataggagagggttTATAAGTTGGAAAATTGAAAAaggattatttttaattttaaattgcgGGGTCCAGGGAAGAgggaaaatgaaattgaaattgaagcaCGAGGAATATGTGGGTGTACTCTTCCTTTTTAAATGCTGCTTTCGgcctttctttaatttgttgcCTTCCATGACTCTCCCCAACTCTACTATTAGACTTTTCCGAGTCCACTCTCCCCtttgtttcttttctatttttttttccattcaaactaataaattattactaAGCTCACAAAAATTAGTGAACAAAGGATAAAGATATTTGTATATACTTGATATTTAcgatatttataaaaaagtaatttataatattaatatgtattttgtaaaattacctaaaatcaataTAATATGAGTCTAGATCCGGattttttggatgaaattttCGACTTGATTATTTGATAAAGAAAGCTATCCAACAACACTTTCAAACGGATAATGATGGTACTTATAAGGGACTCTATTACTTAAGTCAGATCTCTTATTAATTTATCGGGAAGTAGACAAACAGACAAAGAGACGAGATCCTCTTGACTTACAAGTAATGGAGAACCTAACCTTTATGAAAGATTCAAATTCAAGTAATTAGGGACATTTGTGATTATAAAAACTCTGAATAAGTAATACAAGAGATACAATTGGGTTTACAAGGGAATTAAAAAAGAAGTTAATGAAGACAAGGAAGATGAATCTTTTTTAGGACTTCTACTTTCACctgattttaaaaatgttattaagaaaaatatagcACAAGTTAGGATGGAagaaatcaaaaaattaaataaaaattcaatgatAAAAAGGTGATTAAAGTGAGAAAAACAAGTTCAAAAAAGAATGAAAGCATAACTAagggaagaagaacaaaagatctcacaaaaaaaaataagggAGCGATCACACATCTATTAAGAAGGAAAggcataaaaaagaaataagagaaaagtaccaaacaaagaagaagagaagtgtACAagatttaaagagaaaaaaaaaagaccgtAAAACAAGTGATGCTAATGATATAGATGACTCAGAGAAAGAAGTAGGAGCATGAAATTTGCGCTCCCAACTAGGTTTACAATgtagtaataaaaaaaactgtGGTGGATCATTTTTGCAACGTAGGGCTGAGAGAAAATATCAACATAATTGACtgtacaataaaaaaaagaatcaaaagAAGACGAAGAGCGGCGTAAAACTAGCGCTACTTTTGTTTATAAAGAATAATGTGTCAAAGGTATCTTTTGAAGAGTTAATGTTAGTGCCACGGTGTTTTGGTTATTTTTGACTTTTCGAGTaggacattttttttatttggtttttgtGTTGTGTCCGATGTTTTGGTGTGCCTTTTGTTAAGATGGAGTAGTTGTTTTAATAGTTAACTCAATTTAACTGTTTCGTTGAACCTTTGCTCTTTGTTCTCTGTTTGTGATCGAGCAATCCaactaaagataaaaaaaatgtgtactgtcattttttttaagtaagaaGCTCAGCACATACAGTGGAACAAAAGAAGACATCCAACAGAACAActtaaaacaaataaagaaaaataagcaaTGCAAAGAACACTAATAGTTATCTCCTTCTCATTTTTGACATTACTATCAACAATAAAAAGGATCCACACCTAACCACTCCATGTAGTTCAAAAAGGACAAGTTGATAATCTCGTCAACcccttttcctttattttgaaaatcattCTATTCCTTTCTAACCAAATGTCAAAATAATCGCACAAAAACACACCATCTACCTCTTGCACTCCTCCTTGTTAATTGATATCTGAGTCCAACTTTGAAAATGTTCATTTAGTGTCCTCGGGTAAGACCATTGCCTCCTAATAAATGATATTCATGCACACCAAATCTGCCAAGAAAAATTACAACCAAGAGATAAGTGGTGACCATGTTCAACACTTTTGTTACATAACACACATACAACATCTTTCTGGTTAACAATCCCAAACCGACTCAGCCTCTCCTTCGAATTGACCTTGCCAGTCAAGACAAACTAAACAAACAGTTCTACTACCAGTCTTAGTGGAACTAGACCTTTCCAAATAGTCCTAATAAAGTTATAACTTGTTATATCCTCCGAAATCATTTTTGCTTGCAACACCTGCATAAAAAAGTTAGTAGAAAATACACATTGTTTATTAAATTTCTACACAACTCTATTTTCTCTATCACATGCAAGTTTAACCAACCTTAAGGTATCATGCAACTGGTTCACTAGATCTAACTCTCATTGAAAAAGCTCTtacctccattagaaatttcaTATCCACTCTAACTTATCCCCAAACCCACAATTCTCTATTACAGATCTCTTTGGTTTGAAACTGAGAAGAGTCTCAGAAACTAATCTTCCAAAGAATTACCACATAGCCAGACATCTTTTCAAAATCGAGTCTTTCTTTTATCACCAACCTTCATAGACAGCCTAGTAATCATTTTTTGTCCAATTTATTGATCCTTAAACTGTATCTGACAAATATTATTCCACATATTTCCAAACAAATAATATCCGGAATGACAATAAGACATTTGAATTTAGGTTATTACAATAGCAAACcatctttttttataataaacaaTCCtccttaaaaatataaattattcatatatGTACTCAAGTTAGTCTAATTCAATTCACTCAATTAATGTCTCTAATTAGATTGGCTCATTTTGAGATGACTTAATTAACAAAAGgactctcattttttttattgggtTAAGCTGatgaaataacaaaaatttagatCATATTACCTATGATCTGACGTAATCTAAAAAACAAGTTAAGAATTCTCTTACTACTTTATTTATTGCTagtaagataataataaattcattcaacatatataatttttgaatttggatcctctaaattttaaatttttaatttaaagagtaaagtatgATCTTCCACTTTTGAAtaatttctctctcatatttactTTTAATCCCACCTATAAAATGAATgatgagagatcacactttactttttaaagtaaaatttaaaatttagaggatccaaatctaaaatttttcataTAGTAAAGAGTATAATTGTCCACCAtcactaaaaaatattatattatctcTACTATAATCAAGTTATTACCCTATTTTATAAATGCTCAAACAACTCATGTACTTTTCATTCAACTCAAACTACACCTTATTAAAACTTGTTACTAATCTAAGCATCCAAATGTCTTCTTTTCAGGCACCCTTCACctttgtctctttttttttttggacggaGACCCGGGCCAACAGACTAGCCCAAGTCTAGAACAGAGATCAATGCCCCCCAAATCGACCCGTTATTCCCTGACCCAACCTGTTATCCCTTCCTATATCCCACCCTTGCCGCAAGAGTAAGCAGCTCATCGAGGTTCTTATCTGCACCTAGCTGGCAACCCCTGCATGGTTGCTAGCGCCACCGGATTGAGGACCACGAGGATTGAGGACGATGAGGGGTTCTCCCATCTGAGCCGCCGTTGCACCACCTTGTCTCTTCAGCAGTACCGGGGCCTCCCCAACAGCGCCCTCCCTCGCCATCTAGCATAGATCCGTCCCACCTTCTTCCCGACAGCAGTTCGGAGCAAAGAGAGCCCTCTATCGCCATGTAGCAAAGATCCGTCCCACTTTCTCCCTTGCCTAGAACTTGGATTTCGCGGCCTCCGTAGATCGCAGCCCCTCGTTGCCAAGGACTTGGATTCCGCGACCTCCGTAGCTCGCAGCCCCTGAAACCACACTATCCCCTTCTGCCTCACAATCCCGCAGCACCATCTCTGAAATAGTATCGCCTTGGATTGCATGTAGATCTTCTGTCTCAGATCATTGATGATCTGGATGAATTCCTTACTTTCCTATCTCATTGTCTGGTTCGAGCACCTCCAATCTACCTAATTACaaccttcttcttgttcttttgtaatcgTTGCTTCACATATGAGCCTCTCTTGTAATGATGCTTTATATATCTACAGGTGGTTTGATGCTCTAACTTGCTCGTAATGTTTCTGTTTTTGCTGCTTTTGTCACTGCATGGGCTAGTCGATTTCCGTTCCTGGGGGTCCAAGTTATTCCCTTCTCAGGTAAACTTTCCATTAAAATCTGAATGTGGATTATGGCCAACGCCTCACCTAAAGCTGTCTTGGATTTAATTGCTTGAACTAGCTTTAAATTGTCGAATTCTATTAGAGTTCTGCCTATTTGTAGATTGTTCACTATGATCAATGCTTGCCTTATAGCCTGAGCTTTTGAAACAGTACTTGATTTGGCTTGAATTTTTTCTGAGAAACCTAATATAATACTCCCCTTGTGATCTCTGATAACCACAGATATTGCACCTATTCCAGTATCCTTCTTGAAGGCTGCGTCAACATTTGCTTTCAACCAGTTCTCAGGGGGAGGTCTCCATTTCACCAGGTTAGTTTTGCTCCTATTTGCTTATGTTTTCTGTGTCTACTGTTTATCTGCTAGTTTTCAGTATGTTGCCTCTAGTGCTGTTGTCCTACAAATTGTCCATCTAGGATTTACCTCTTGTTGTTGAAACAATTTGTTGTTCCTCGTTTTCCATATCTCCCACATGAGAAATCCTAATTTACTAATTCTCCTCTCCTGGTCCTCTCCACCACCTGCTCTCAACTTCTTTATGCATTCGACCATCCAATTTTCGATTGAGGTAACTGTCTCATCTGTTGGGGTTCATTGGCATTCCTCTCCGAACCATGTTGCCCTAACCCAATCGCATAGTAGTAGTGCATGTTCTACTGTCTCTGAACTTTTTAAACATATTTGACAGACTAGATCTGATGCCATCTTTCTTTTGTATAAGTTAGAGGCTACTGGTAATATATCATGACATGCTTTCCATAAAAACATTCTGATCTTCTGTGGGACTTCCATTCTCCACACTTCCTTTCATATCTCCCTTTTATCTTCACTTGTTGATGAATTTCCAAATTTCATGCCCTGCCCAACTCTTCTTGCAGCATAATATCCGATTCTTATTGAgtaatttttatctttctagATTTTCTCGTCCGATATCTAGATTTATCACTCTTCGGGACTGTGACATCTATGTAAGTTCCATCTAATGCTCCTAGACAACCCTatcaaatgtaaaaaaaaaagttattacaCACAGAGTAAACGTGACCAATAAAAATTAGAGCTACATACACGACCTACCTTGAACCATTTCCATCTGGAATCTACACAATCTTCCGGTACAGGGTCTGCCTTTGCAAATAAGATACTTTGGACACGCAAAACCGAACACAATACCTTGTGAAAATACCTACTAATAGTTTCACCAGACCTATAGAACCTAACCTGTATGCTGCGATTTTTGGTTTGGTGAGCTAATATGATTAAGAAAGTAGCAACTTGCTCGCCTATGCCAACATGACCATCTTTGTCTAATCCACCTTGAACTTGTAGCAATTCACATAAAGTTGCAAATGCATTCAAACTCATTCTTAACTCCCATATGCAATTTCTATCTCCACCCTTCCCAATGATATTATCTAATGCATCTCGCCTTAGTGGCAATGTGTTCACTCTTCGACCAATCGAATAATGACCCGCCTTCTATtcctaatatacatatatagagtGACTAAAAAAAGCAGCATTAACGTGTCAAATTGCATTCTCATAATCCAGTAATATCCAACACATAGCTTAATTTGTTCAAAACGATCCATCATCACTTCCTAAGAAACAATAACAAGTAAATACATAAAAGAAGAATCCTAATAATTTCTACAAACACATAATACAAATTATGATAGCAAACAACTTGGTAAGTAGTTTGATGAGCAATTTTATAAACACAATACAAATAAATTGTCCCCTAACATTCTtcaatagataataattaaaaaactcACCTATCAATAATTTCATAAGCAATTTAGTTAACAtattaatcagcaattagagcAACATTTTTATCACTAGTTTTATCAACAATCAGCACTAATAACATCAGCAGATcagtaacaaaattttatttatcacaGCAGCAACAATTCCTTCTACAACTCTTTTCTTTTTGACgatttttctgcataattggcCATAATGTTTGATGGTGAGAACAATTTCTCAGTGAGAACAATTTATCAAGTATAAATTATAACAAGTTTCTTTCAATTAGACACATGACTTTTTCcattctttttcctcttcaatTAGGAAAAATAACTTATCAAGTTTCAAAATGCATTTAAAACAACCACCACCAAAATTATCCATTGTCTATTGAAGATTTCagatgaaaacaaaataaataatgagcAATACCCAAATACCCAGGTTTACATACAATTTGATTGTCCACATACCCAAATTTTGGAATAGCAATTAATCAACAATAACCCATCTGatcaataatcaaaattaaaagaagaaacttcacaaaagaagaaataCCAGAGACAATGAGGCAAAGCACACCCAGAGGGCAGATGTTGCAGCAGCGGAGGATGAAAGACTCAACGCGCAGCAGAAGCACAGCTAGGGTTTGAGGTTAACGCGGCTACGAGATGGAGAGACGAAGATGGCAGAGTAGCAACAGAAGCTCACCGCGACCGGAGCCCAGCATGCAGTAATCAGAGAGGAGAGTCGGCAGAAAATATAGACAATGTGCGGCGGTGGTTCACCTTCGATGATGCAGAACAGCTACACAAGAAATTTTCACTGCTTAGGGTTTCATACAAACAGGAGACCCCTTTggaatatcaaaaaattaacgAGGACAAAATCGTCTGAAAATATTGATCCTGATCTGTGTCTATCGACCCAAATCCGTGTCTCAGCATTTTACTGAGACATGAAATACATGTAACTTGTGTGTGCTTGTGTGTGCTTCTCCAGACCCATGACGCGCTCTTTTTACCCTTCACCTTTGTCTAAAAAAGTTggaatagttttttttttttggtcggtAGATTGAACGACCTCCAATTCTAGGTACACAACACACCCACACACTTCTCACatatttatcacattttttcCTCAATTGCATCCTCTAGGATTTGAACCCTAGACCTTgaggtgagaagaggggagaaatGCCACTAGAGCCAAGGCTCATCGACAAGTTGGAATAGTTTGATGATTGACATTGACACATTGGTATGGGAAACAGTTGGGCCCAAATGGTAAAATtttacgtaaaaaaaaaaaaaagaaaaagaaacaaatcctAATAGTTTTGAAATTGCTCTAATacacattaattaattaattgttattagAACTTTGTCTGGAGTAATTTCCAACACGTGTTGTTTGCGTTTGTATTTGCGTAGGCAGAACGGAAGCGGTACACTTTTGTGGTTGGCTTTTCCTGTTGTTCCTATGCCTTTTATTTTACGGCCGCGTTCGTCCAACACATGAATGCATGCGAGGTGCTTTTTTAATCTATAGTATAGAAACAAGGGTTACATGAGCAAACCGTGTTTAaattgttcatattgttcaaatttccgttttttttttttaatttttattgagtaAAATTTTCAGTCTATTATTTACCTTATTCAAATTTTCCGATATCTACCTATAGCGGAACTGGGCATAGTTACGCAATTCACGCGCAAGAAGTTGTAGAGGAAATGAGGAGTATTAAATTTTCCCACTATTGCTATGGCTTATGGGTCCTCACACCACCCACCCAAATTTCTTCCTTCCTTCTCTTTCATTAATGCACTATATTTTGATCatgttctatatatatatatatatcttttgcATGGCATGCAACAGCGCCCCCTCCCCCACATTTTAATTTGAGTGCAGAATGTTACTCTCAAGTCAATTTTGTTTTTGAGACTAGTCATGGAAATGGAATGATTTATTTTGTGTGTAACTATTAGGGGTTAAAAGTATCTCTCAAACATTATGTCATGCTTCTATTTTGGTCGTCAAAGATTAATGATTAATAACACATATATGGGTAAGTTATATTGACCTTCTTGCTAGTTAAATGATGGCACATGGAGGTTTTTGACGGGTTAATAGTATATCTGCCAACTTctatcaatttttatttataattgtgtttaatAAAGGTGTTTTTAtaaatgtgtctaataaaaatatattttttatagttgtaTCTAATAATAcatgtgtttaaaatataataattaattattgttagtaATAAGTTGACAGATAATATATTAATtctctatactttttctttGACTATTAATCCTAATCACTAGTGTTATAAGAGaagtaaattttattattttacatcatcaattaattagtattagtctcttttttttattcaattataattaGTACTTTTAACCACTAAAATAGTAGAAGATAAATTCAGTTCAATtacattataaaaattaattaaaatactactATTACACCTAGGACGGATCCAGAAATCTAAGAGTGGAgggtttaaaaattaaaatattgtataattaaatataatgctatatatttgataatagatataattataattaattttttaatttaaaaaataataaatacttatcaaataaaagaattatctcaatttttataattttttaataattttttataattttatatctaataaaatataaaattatatatttttaaatattgtgttaattaatttactttattaaGTATTTATGTGACagtaatttatatttgtatgttttatatcattcaaaaaatagagagattCAAACCTACAACCTCTTAATTAAGTATAGAAGAGTATGTCATTTAAACTATAGCTCATTGATAAGAATAATAACTCTTTTTATTATCACtacattattaaattttattttatacaagatatctattataataatatataaacttttaaaatttgttaagagGGTTAAAGCCACTACTTGCACTCACTTAAATTCGTCCCTTCATCACACCTAAATATCTTAATACACTTAAATTAACTATTCTCCTtcgatattattattaaagagTCATTAATTTAGACACATACATTTATTATGTCATTATCAATTTACGATTATTGTATTTAAATAATTCTATTAGAATgttaattataagaaaaatatacgTAACCAACAATAATATTGTTGATGTATATATCTAAACTCCAAAAAAATGTATTAGATTATCACTCTGATACATTACtgtataaaattcttaaatctATTTCTTCTAAAATTCAACTTCCAATAATTATTATCATCACTGTATGTCCAGTTGATCAAACATGATTTCTTTATGTTGAAAATTACTTGTTCCGGTGAtacattatattttttcaaCATTAATTGAACAATCACCTCAAAACTTTCcatcaaaatatttatattaaattttacatGGATAAACTCAAGAATAATACAACTagattatttttaacatttaacAAATATCCACTCATTATTGTGCATTATTTTGTAGACACATAATTCACACATAACTACCATGATAATACATTATGTCCCATCTTAAAAGTGCTCTTCAATTTCCTCTCATTTTTGTTAATTTCCTCTCTCAGGTCTTGatagaaaacaaattaaaaaagaacacACTCTAACCACACTCGTAATGCTCCTCACTTTTAAATACAAGTAACATTTTAATCGTTAAATAAAAACAGTGGAAAACGCGGAGACAATAGGAAAGCTAGCTGGTGCACTTCGAAGCCCCTAAATAATTGATAAACAAGCAGAATCATACACGTGGCATAATGATATGCATCCTTAGAACGCGTTTAATTAACTTTTGCAGCTTTAATTTAATCGATTTACAACTGTGAATTGTTATGAGTGACCCAATTAGCAGCATATATAATACACATAACTCATAATATAATGCTTGGTTGCTTAACAAGGCATAGGTAGGTATAGACGTTTAGTGGCGCCCTTatttattaatagaaaaaatatacatagagaataaaatattaaataatatgaacaattaatatatcaaatatttggtatattatattaataaaatattgaaattttatttttttaaatatattttatatgatataaaaatataaaagtattagatttaatttatcataaaaactattttggaaatatttgtatttaatttgattaGTTAAACCAAAGTTAATTCGATCATTATAACAAACtagatatatttataaatttatagaaaaaaaaaaaagaaaaaaaagttgttacttatgaattttttaaattttgatatgaaCCCATCGATAGAGTATAGCAGCGATATGGGAATTATTGGTATTTTACGGATTTGTGACGGTTGGGTAGCAGAAATCGGTGGCACCGACAGGTAGGAAGGAAATCGGAAACACCGATTTCAGGGCGCAGTGGGTGCACAAATCGGAGGCACCGATTTGTGTTTCTTGGCCATGCGTCACGCATGCATTTGCCTCCCTTGGTTGCCCGTGACTCCCTTGGTACAAAAGACCCATGTTTTCCCTCATCGGTATCCCTTTCACTTTCTATCACTCTCTTTCACTCTCGTCTCCCTCTCTTCAACACCCTCAACCCCACCATTTTTTTGTTGCACACCATTATTGGACCACAACAAATTTTAAAcagaattcaaagaaaatgtcaagaagacaaaaaattaaagaagtaaATCAATCAgagttttatattattaattatcttGGAGATTCAAATtatgtaagtttttattttttaataatctgatttaataataataatagtgataaatattaaatttaattagcaATATATATTGTAATGGCATTAAGTAGAGATTAATTAACTCATATATgtgtgtataattttattattaggtggttagaaataaaaattaaaataaaaattaatcatgtattatgtatgtatgtatgataTGGTATGGTATGGTATGATATGGTAAACTGTAAataataattagttttttttatagttaataaACTAATGAAATCAGATCCTGTATATGTTTCCTTAGAGTAGATTGTAGTAGTTATTATTAGCAGTAGTAATtgagtttaataatttattatgattaacaattaaaatttaataaattattttatttatgatcattaataaatgaattttaatttattaaaatttagttagtaGTAACTAAACTTAGATTAGAAAATTATTATGCTgtattatgaataataataataataataataataataataataataataataataataataataataataataataataataataatagtatgctgttttatgaataataataataacaataataaaagtaGTATGCTGTTTTACTAATAAATAGTTTATCAGTCGTGAAATTATTCTGGTTAGTTAGTTAAggttaaataatttttgttataaggTAATGAATATGATTGAAAGATTTTTGTATAATAGATTTACTGCGTATGTGTGAAATACAATTATGCTGGAATTAGTTATAATGGATATGTAACGATAATTGTGTTTTTGATAATATAGTTATATTATACTGTGACTTATAGTGGAAATGTGATATTGTAGGGTTCACAGATATTGCTGTGTGATCATTTAAAGCCGCCGGATTCATACAACCAAATTGTTGAGTCACACTTACGCGAGACTGGATTTTATTATGTTTCACAAGTTGGATTTATTCCATGTCAGTCAGCAATGATTAATGCTCTGATTGAGAGATGGCGGCCTGAAACTCACACGTTTCACTTTCCAGTTGGTGAGTGTGCCGTGACCTTGGAGGATGTGGCGATGATTCTCGGTCTGCCGACAAATAGTCTTCCGGTAACAGAACCGACCATGAGTAGTTTTGAGGCATTGGAAGCCGAGTGCTTGCACCAATTTGGAGTTGCACCGAGGAAGACGGACTGTAGAGGGAGCTTTATAAAATTAACATGGTTTAGGGGTTTGAGAGATCGTATAGTGTTGAATGATGTTGTGCATATTCAAATGTATGTAAAGTGTCACATAATGTTATTATTTGGGACAGTTCTATTTGGAGATAAGTCGAGTTCAGCTgttcattgaaaatttttaccTTTACTCCGTAACTTTTGTCAGATCATACAGTTTAGTTGGGGTTCGGCATGCTTGACACACTTTGTATAGATCATTGTGTAGGGCAACTCGTGTCGACTGCAAGGAGATGGACGGTCCATTGGCACTCTTGCTCACTTGGAC is part of the Arachis duranensis cultivar V14167 chromosome 1, aradu.V14167.gnm2.J7QH, whole genome shotgun sequence genome and encodes:
- the LOC107457999 gene encoding protein TIFY 10A; this encodes MSSSSEYSGVSGQNPVKSPEISTFSQTCNRLSQYLRENGSFGDLTLGITKRNPAPETHGSPENSCYSATTMELFPTKENNNVTTMDLLYPRAPAYANTRYACFLLLFMHRTVSFLRLTKAEEILSLAKRGNSCACASTQPTRPYLFQPHSQLQSAPVVGDLPIARKASLHRFLEKRKDRIASKAPYQSSSPVSVPNKAAESSMAWLGLGA